One Tachypleus tridentatus isolate NWPU-2018 chromosome 3, ASM421037v1, whole genome shotgun sequence DNA window includes the following coding sequences:
- the LOC143246309 gene encoding DNA damage-inducible transcript 4-like protein isoform X2, whose translation MKIHNVQNSLAFSSTAFGENTNVYWSDNKDVLLPYTATEDECEVTSCKLLVGKLENCLRQAKLELHCAEVLIPSNLTHRIAENIVRMSEREPCGLRGCVLYIDLEEKKLSRRIGKIKCASDAVATFEIFLTLKADCSSWFRIKQLLLARLGCKPAVVISEEYALNKKKLYRSSS comes from the exons ATGAAAATTCACAATGTTCAAAATAGCCTAGCGTTTTCATCTACAGCTTTCGGAGAGAATACCAACGTTTACTGGTCGGACAACAAAG ATGTTCTTCTGCCGTATACTGCTACCGAGGATGAGTGTGAAGTGACCAGTTGTAAGTTGTTGGTGGGGAAGTTGGAAAACTGCCTCCGGCAAGCTAAGCTAGAACTTCACTGTGCCGAAGTGCTCATACCATCTAACCTTACTCACAGAATAGCTGAAAATATCGTACGGATGTCAGAACGTGAACCTTGTGGGTTGCGTGGATGTGTTCTCTACATCGACTTGGAAGAGAAGAAACTGAGTCGTCGAATTGGGAAAATAAAATGTGCATCAGATGCTGTTGCCACCTTTGAGATTTTTCTCACGCTTAAAGCAGACTGTAGTAGCTGGTTTAGAATTAAACAACTTTTGCTGGCCCGGTTAGGTTGCAAGCCGGCTGTTGTAATTAGTGAAGAATATGCTTTAAATAAGAAAAAGCTTTATCGTTCCTCAAGTTAG
- the LOC143246309 gene encoding DNA damage-inducible transcript 4-like protein isoform X1 has translation MKIHNVQNSLAFSSTAFGENTNVYWSDNKEIFLFTADVLLPYTATEDECEVTSCKLLVGKLENCLRQAKLELHCAEVLIPSNLTHRIAENIVRMSEREPCGLRGCVLYIDLEEKKLSRRIGKIKCASDAVATFEIFLTLKADCSSWFRIKQLLLARLGCKPAVVISEEYALNKKKLYRSSS, from the exons ATGAAAATTCACAATGTTCAAAATAGCCTAGCGTTTTCATCTACAGCTTTCGGAGAGAATACCAACGTTTACTGGTCGGACAACAAAG aaatatttttattcactgcAGATGTTCTTCTGCCGTATACTGCTACCGAGGATGAGTGTGAAGTGACCAGTTGTAAGTTGTTGGTGGGGAAGTTGGAAAACTGCCTCCGGCAAGCTAAGCTAGAACTTCACTGTGCCGAAGTGCTCATACCATCTAACCTTACTCACAGAATAGCTGAAAATATCGTACGGATGTCAGAACGTGAACCTTGTGGGTTGCGTGGATGTGTTCTCTACATCGACTTGGAAGAGAAGAAACTGAGTCGTCGAATTGGGAAAATAAAATGTGCATCAGATGCTGTTGCCACCTTTGAGATTTTTCTCACGCTTAAAGCAGACTGTAGTAGCTGGTTTAGAATTAAACAACTTTTGCTGGCCCGGTTAGGTTGCAAGCCGGCTGTTGTAATTAGTGAAGAATATGCTTTAAATAAGAAAAAGCTTTATCGTTCCTCAAGTTAG